A stretch of Haloprofundus halophilus DNA encodes these proteins:
- a CDS encoding VOC family protein, with protein MSGVLDHTMIRVGDLEESLEWYKTNLNYEEKDRWEADTFTNVYVGPEEMHEEGAMLELTENHDTDEYDVGDAWGHIAVRVPEGELEEAYQELMDNGVEDYRDPESCGGRYAFVKDPDGHEIEIVKRDPDLGARWSLDHTMIRVEDADEALGFWTRKFEYQHTGRWESDTFANYFVKPEGSAEEAMAVELTYNYDGRSYELGDAWGHLAVRADDLSEYWETLMEREADDYRDPASCDDKYAFTKDPDGHEIEVLERDFDADSLFPA; from the coding sequence ATGTCCGGAGTACTCGACCACACGATGATTCGCGTCGGCGACCTGGAGGAGTCGCTGGAGTGGTACAAGACGAACCTGAACTACGAGGAGAAAGACCGCTGGGAGGCCGACACCTTCACCAACGTCTACGTCGGGCCCGAGGAGATGCACGAGGAGGGTGCGATGCTCGAACTGACCGAGAACCACGACACCGACGAGTACGACGTCGGCGACGCGTGGGGCCACATCGCCGTGCGCGTGCCCGAGGGCGAACTGGAGGAGGCGTATCAGGAGCTGATGGACAACGGCGTCGAGGACTACCGGGACCCCGAGTCCTGCGGCGGTCGGTACGCCTTCGTGAAGGACCCCGACGGCCACGAGATCGAGATCGTCAAGCGCGACCCCGACCTCGGCGCGCGCTGGAGTCTCGACCACACGATGATCCGCGTCGAGGACGCCGACGAGGCGCTGGGCTTCTGGACGCGGAAGTTCGAGTACCAGCACACCGGCCGCTGGGAGTCCGACACCTTCGCCAACTACTTCGTGAAGCCCGAGGGAAGCGCGGAAGAAGCGATGGCCGTCGAACTCACCTACAACTACGACGGCCGGAGCTACGAGTTGGGCGACGCGTGGGGACACCTCGCCGTCCGCGCCGACGACCTCTCCGAGTACTGGGAGACGCTGATGGAGCGCGAGGCCGACGACTACCGCGACCCCGCCTCGTGCGACGACAAGTACGCGTTCACGAAGGACCCTGACGGCCACGAGATAGAGG